Proteins co-encoded in one Sulfurimonas sp. HSL1-2 genomic window:
- a CDS encoding MgtC/SapB family protein: protein MEYAVLKSMLIALLLGFMIGMQRTMSYLPRGKESFAGSRTFALLALIGYLAGWLGEAVPGFVFAATAVVGVLVGLSYYLKVTRFHQTGMTTQVAAIVTFLLGLMVYAALEHYAIFIAVVMVVLLEIKPHLREFESHLSSTDISAAVLLLAMSFVVLPVLPNTMIGPYELFNPYKTWLMAVIIAAISFVGYAAVKLWGHKRGLFITGAAGGLVSSTGVAVSLSKMFANQTTLLNNYAAGVAIACTFMYLRVLFEAAVISPALAKALAPAYLAATAAGLLFTYYLYSRSQSADIHLENQAMTKNPLQLSEALKFGLLFGIIYGAIAFTENRFGDIGVYIVSFISGITDVDAITLSLSELTRDEKLVMTTAMNGIVIASVTNSLVKLGIVFWIGGLKLGWRVAQFFVLTLGVMAFGLFVSETLMM, encoded by the coding sequence ATGGAATATGCCGTACTCAAATCGATGCTTATCGCGCTGTTGCTGGGGTTCATGATCGGCATGCAGCGCACCATGAGTTACCTGCCCAGGGGCAAAGAGAGCTTCGCCGGGAGCCGTACCTTCGCGCTGCTGGCCCTCATCGGCTACCTGGCCGGCTGGCTCGGCGAGGCGGTACCGGGCTTCGTCTTCGCCGCGACGGCGGTCGTCGGGGTGCTCGTCGGGCTCTCGTACTACCTCAAGGTCACCCGCTTCCACCAGACGGGGATGACCACCCAGGTGGCCGCAATCGTCACCTTTTTGCTGGGGCTCATGGTCTACGCCGCGCTGGAGCACTACGCCATCTTCATCGCCGTCGTGATGGTCGTGCTGCTCGAGATCAAGCCCCACCTGCGAGAGTTCGAATCCCACCTCTCCTCCACCGACATCAGTGCCGCTGTGTTGCTGCTGGCCATGAGCTTCGTCGTCCTGCCGGTCCTGCCCAACACGATGATCGGCCCCTATGAACTGTTCAACCCCTACAAGACCTGGCTGATGGCCGTCATTATCGCCGCCATCTCCTTTGTCGGGTATGCCGCGGTGAAACTGTGGGGGCACAAGCGCGGCCTCTTCATCACCGGCGCGGCGGGCGGGCTTGTCTCCTCCACCGGGGTGGCCGTATCGTTGTCAAAGATGTTCGCCAACCAGACCACACTGCTCAACAACTACGCCGCCGGGGTCGCCATCGCCTGCACCTTCATGTACCTGCGCGTCCTCTTCGAAGCGGCCGTCATCTCCCCCGCCCTGGCCAAAGCCCTCGCACCGGCCTATCTCGCGGCAACAGCAGCCGGGCTGCTCTTTACCTACTACCTCTACAGCCGTTCCCAGAGCGCCGACATCCACCTCGAGAACCAAGCCATGACAAAAAACCCGCTGCAGCTGAGTGAAGCGCTGAAGTTCGGGCTGCTCTTCGGCATCATCTACGGCGCTATCGCCTTCACCGAAAACCGCTTCGGCGATATCGGGGTCTACATCGTCTCGTTCATTTCCGGCATCACGGACGTCGACGCCATCACGCTTTCGCTCTCCGAGCTCACCCGCGACGAGAAACTCGTCATGACGACGGCGATGAACGGCATCGTCATCGCCTCCGTCACCAATTCGCTCGTCAAACTCGGCATCGTCTTCTGGATCGGCGGCCTGAAACTGGGGTGGCGTGTCGCGCAGTTTTTTGTGCTGACACTGGGGGTGATGGCTTTTGGGCTATTCGTTTCGGAAACGCTCATGATGTGA
- a CDS encoding TOBE domain-containing protein: protein MKTSARNQIKGTVTEVIGGAVNSEVVMDVAGTPLKAIITKEAVTDMGLAAGSEVYAIIKASFVMIAKEKPGKISTRNVIETTVSDIIEGPVSCELKLAMGGTTLTAIITEEAAKDLGVAKGDTVYALVKASSIILAQ from the coding sequence ATGAAAACCAGTGCACGCAATCAGATTAAAGGAACCGTGACCGAGGTCATCGGCGGCGCTGTCAACAGCGAAGTCGTGATGGATGTGGCAGGGACACCGCTCAAGGCGATCATCACCAAAGAAGCCGTCACGGACATGGGGCTCGCGGCAGGATCGGAAGTCTATGCGATCATCAAGGCATCCTTCGTCATGATCGCCAAGGAGAAACCGGGCAAAATCAGCACACGCAACGTGATCGAGACGACAGTCAGCGACATCATCGAGGGCCCGGTCAGCTGCGAGCTCAAACTGGCGATGGGCGGTACCACGCTCACGGCCATCATCACCGAAGAGGCGGCCAAAGATCTCGGCGTCGCCAAAGGCGACACCGTCTATGCACTGGTCAAAGCCAGCTCCATCATCCTCGCACAGTAA